The DNA segment GTAAGGCTACTGGTGGCCTATTGCCTCCAGGCGAGTACCTCGATTTATCGTCGCCTCGAAGTAACTAATGCCTCACTGACAGTGATTCAACGTACCAGCGATAGATACAGGCTTTGTTTGTTGAATGATACCGGGCATCTGGAAGGCAAATTCCTTGCCGCTGGAAGAGATCATCTCTAGCCTCAACCAAGTCTGGCTAACCCTCAAGAGGTTGGCCTTTGCTGTGCGTTAGTTTGACAGCCCCATGCCATTGTCCTAGAATCAGCCCAGCAATCTCAACACATGCCAGTAAAGATAGTCACTGACAGCACCTCGGACATTCCACCTCAGATAGCTAAAGAGCTAGAAATCTGTGTAATGCCCCTATATGTGAATTTCGGCAATAATGAGGTTTACCGCGATGGTGTTGACTTAAGCCCGGAGGAATTCTACCGCAAGTTGACAACATCTAAACGCCTTCCCACCACCTCTACCGTGTCACCAAGCGAATTCTCGCAGGTATGCGATAGGCTGGCTGAGCAGACCGATGAAGTTCTAGCTATCCTGCTCTCCTCTAAGCTAAGTGCTACTTATGATATGGCCCTGCAGGGCAAAGAACTGATGAAGACAAAGAATCGCCGGGTGCGGGTGGAAGTAATCGATTCTCAGCTCATGTGCATGGCTCTCGGACTGGTAGCTATCGCTGCCGCCAAGGAAGCCCAGAAAGGAGCCAGTCTCGACCAGATTATTGCTGTGGCAAACAGTGTGCGCTCCAGGATGCGTATTCGTATGGCCTTTGACACCTTGGAATATGTCAGGAAAGGCGGACGCATTGGAGCAGCACAAGCTTTTCTGGGTACAATGTTAGACCTTAAGCCAATCCTCACTCTAAAGGACGGTATTACCACTCCGGTGACCAGGGAACGCACCCGGGCTAAAGCCATCGAGCATCTGCGCCGATTCGCCACAAGCTTCACCAATGTGGAAGAAATGGCATTGGCATACACCACTACCCCCGAGGATACCGCAGCACTTCTTCAAAAGCTGGACTCCACCTTCCCCAAGGAGCGTGTCTATATTTCCACTATTAACGCAGTCGTGGGTACACATTTGGGGCCAGGTGCTCTGGGTATAGCTGTGTTGGAGGGCAAGTGATCAAACCGTGGTATCAGGGCCAATCTTCTCGGCGGCTGTTAAGCGGCTGCCTTCGGTAACTATCACGTTGTCCCCGATAACCGCACCCCCGTCAACAAGGCAGCCTTCGCCGATAGAACTGTTATCACCTATGACGCACTCACTTAAAGAAGCCTTCTTCGCC comes from the Chloroflexota bacterium genome and includes:
- a CDS encoding histidine phosphatase family protein encodes the protein MANLCHFQQSPGESLAKVNERAISALETVMRDNQGQQVLAVTHDVIVRLLVAYCLQASTSIYRRLEVTNASLTVIQRTSDRYRLCLLNDTGHLEGKFLAAGRDHL
- a CDS encoding DegV family protein encodes the protein MPVKIVTDSTSDIPPQIAKELEICVMPLYVNFGNNEVYRDGVDLSPEEFYRKLTTSKRLPTTSTVSPSEFSQVCDRLAEQTDEVLAILLSSKLSATYDMALQGKELMKTKNRRVRVEVIDSQLMCMALGLVAIAAAKEAQKGASLDQIIAVANSVRSRMRIRMAFDTLEYVRKGGRIGAAQAFLGTMLDLKPILTLKDGITTPVTRERTRAKAIEHLRRFATSFTNVEEMALAYTTTPEDTAALLQKLDSTFPKERVYISTINAVVGTHLGPGALGIAVLEGK